The following are encoded in a window of Candidatus Limnocylindrales bacterium genomic DNA:
- a CDS encoding SGNH/GDSL hydrolase family protein: protein MMQTSRSQLSLILARMPTNEEGKKRTGQRLWLQWPGWFLWSSGIALLGLELIARVWVAWYWPAEKVFQLTHHTENRGRFTSHPILGYMLKPNFHSGRFSHNSYGFRGPSFSIEKPPRTLRIVLMGASTVYGVAVSDEETSAVQLENRLHTLLPGRRVEVLNAGVPGWNSRETLINLRLRVLTLHPNIVVIVDGRNEVFPQLFNNYQEDYSHYRKVGYQFRNSNYTYKLLFRVSHLFMLVATSGRGRLGFSQREENPAYGSIRYENLPTDEELLQNARDYRRTETFRRNLEQEIQLTNEQGGRVILSTIPFYPKGYSSDVLRGNRQTLPVISNWVVGNNEITRMVARKWGVALVDANTTLSRPEFLVDDCHFNPTGEQAFADLILDAIKSILATHQTFF from the coding sequence GTGATGCAGACGTCGCGCTCCCAGTTAAGTCTTATTTTGGCGCGTATGCCCACCAACGAAGAGGGAAAAAAACGGACCGGTCAGAGGCTCTGGTTACAATGGCCGGGGTGGTTTCTTTGGAGTAGTGGAATTGCCTTGCTGGGACTTGAACTTATTGCCAGGGTGTGGGTTGCCTGGTACTGGCCTGCAGAGAAAGTATTCCAACTTACACATCATACGGAAAATCGGGGCCGCTTTACCAGCCATCCCATCCTGGGATATATGCTGAAACCGAATTTTCATTCTGGTCGATTCTCACATAACAGCTATGGTTTTCGGGGTCCTTCCTTTTCCATTGAAAAACCACCTAGGACCTTGCGAATTGTACTGATGGGTGCATCAACCGTCTATGGAGTTGCTGTGAGTGATGAAGAAACCTCTGCCGTTCAATTGGAAAACCGCCTGCATACTTTACTTCCAGGTCGTCGAGTTGAGGTATTGAATGCCGGTGTACCTGGCTGGAACTCCAGAGAAACCTTAATTAATCTCCGTTTGCGGGTACTAACTCTACATCCAAATATCGTAGTGATTGTCGATGGTCGAAACGAAGTGTTTCCTCAGCTATTTAACAATTACCAGGAGGACTATAGTCACTATCGTAAGGTAGGGTATCAATTCCGTAATAGCAACTATACCTATAAATTACTCTTTCGGGTCTCGCATCTCTTTATGCTTGTTGCAACATCGGGCCGGGGACGCTTAGGATTCTCTCAACGTGAGGAAAACCCGGCCTATGGATCCATCAGATATGAAAATCTTCCCACAGATGAGGAATTATTGCAAAATGCAAGGGATTATCGGCGAACCGAAACCTTCCGTCGTAATCTTGAGCAGGAGATTCAACTGACAAACGAACAAGGTGGTAGGGTTATCCTTTCTACCATCCCTTTTTATCCAAAAGGATATAGCTCCGATGTCCTAAGAGGAAACCGACAAACGTTACCGGTGATTTCTAACTGGGTGGTCGGGAACAATGAAATTACGAGAATGGTTGCCAGGAAGTGGGGAGTTGCTCTGGTAGATGCCAATACAACCCTTTCACGACCGGAATTCCTCGTGGATGACTGCCATTTTAACCCAACAGGAGAACAGGCCTTTGCAGATTTGATCCTGGATGCCATTAAATCCATCCTGGCAACGCATCAAACCTTCTTCTGA
- a CDS encoding PepSY domain-containing protein: MKRRTLYQIHKWLGITGGLFLLVQAVSGISLILPSLSPMWSPREWTLKPTDLQDITISPTEAVATVLANLPGTSPEVERVTLKRILNLIVYEVSMKAYGPRIVDARSGQIFTMTPELAEQIARDAFPSESRVYRIERIDRHDFSYIAGPLPVYRIAFEEDPSVLYHVSMTDGKVVRRDRLNRMRAIIERFHFFEEFKFITEEKKILKILPSLLAATGILAIGVGYYLALPRRWRIDEKTRGSDG; encoded by the coding sequence ATGAAACGGAGAACTTTATATCAAATTCATAAATGGTTGGGAATTACGGGAGGTTTGTTCCTTTTAGTACAGGCCGTGAGTGGTATTTCCTTGATTTTACCTTCTCTATCACCGATGTGGTCGCCGCGTGAATGGACGCTAAAACCGACAGATCTCCAGGATATTACCATATCCCCTACGGAGGCTGTGGCTACGGTTCTGGCCAACCTTCCTGGGACCTCTCCGGAAGTGGAAAGGGTTACCTTAAAGCGGATCTTAAATTTAATCGTCTATGAGGTCTCGATGAAAGCTTATGGCCCCCGAATCGTTGACGCCCGATCCGGTCAAATATTTACCATGACCCCTGAGCTTGCCGAGCAGATCGCCCGAGACGCTTTTCCTTCAGAGAGCCGGGTTTATCGAATCGAGCGTATCGATCGGCATGACTTTTCTTATATTGCAGGACCATTACCAGTGTACCGAATTGCCTTCGAGGAGGATCCCTCTGTTCTTTATCATGTTTCGATGACCGATGGAAAAGTCGTTCGCAGAGATCGCCTAAATCGGATGAGGGCCATCATCGAAAGGTTCCACTTTTTCGAGGAATTTAAATTTATTACGGAAGAGAAGAAAATCCTGAAAATTCTACCGTCTCTGCTGGCTGCAACAGGAATCCTGGCCATCGGAGTTGGTTACTATCTGGCTTTACCCAGGCGCTGGAGAATTGATGAAAAGACCAGGGGATCAGACGGATGA
- a CDS encoding glycosyltransferase family 2 protein translates to MKNKNSSEFKSAPTRPELTVVVVILQGKSYLIRCLKALTRQTGVPVFEILVPHDESLGDITTLRAEFPEVQFLTLEGHRTYAELRALGFHHARGRIIALTEDHCIPDPDWCARILETHRGPYAAVGGAVDKEKPDTTLNWAIYLCDFSRYTNPVPEGPSAYLTDCNVAYKREDLEAIASVWATEFHETSVNWTLQAKGKVLWLSPKILVRQQRSLTFHRAIRERYAFGRLFASTRVASMTLLQRLSYAVCSIPLPLLLTGRVMFHVLRKRRYLDEFIRALPMIGFMTTVWSWGELVGYLTGRPGDSLTPLTQGTRKAVEEPTR, encoded by the coding sequence ATGAAAAACAAAAATTCTTCCGAATTCAAGTCGGCTCCGACCAGACCTGAATTAACGGTAGTTGTAGTTATTTTACAAGGAAAAAGCTACCTCATTCGTTGTCTAAAGGCATTAACCCGGCAAACAGGCGTACCGGTGTTTGAGATCCTTGTACCTCACGATGAAAGTCTGGGAGATATAACGACGCTCCGTGCAGAATTTCCTGAGGTACAGTTCTTGACCCTCGAAGGACATCGTACCTATGCAGAACTTCGGGCGCTGGGCTTCCATCATGCACGGGGAAGGATCATAGCACTGACCGAGGACCACTGTATTCCAGACCCGGACTGGTGTGCCCGGATTCTAGAAACCCACCGGGGTCCCTATGCCGCCGTAGGAGGAGCCGTTGATAAGGAAAAACCGGATACGACCCTCAACTGGGCTATCTACCTCTGTGATTTCAGTCGTTATACGAATCCGGTACCTGAGGGCCCTTCAGCTTATCTTACCGACTGTAATGTAGCCTATAAGCGTGAAGACTTAGAAGCGATTGCTTCGGTATGGGCCACTGAATTTCATGAAACATCTGTAAATTGGACCCTGCAGGCGAAGGGTAAGGTACTCTGGCTATCTCCTAAAATCCTCGTACGCCAGCAACGTAGTTTAACCTTTCATAGAGCAATCCGAGAACGCTACGCCTTCGGTCGTCTCTTCGCCAGTACGCGCGTGGCTTCAATGACTCTGCTTCAGCGTTTATCCTATGCGGTTTGCTCTATTCCCTTACCCCTTCTCCTGACGGGGCGTGTGATGTTCCATGTTCTCCGTAAACGCCGATACCTGGATGAATTTATCCGGGCCCTTCCGATGATTGGATTTATGACGACCGTCTGGTCCTGGGGTGAGTTGGTAGGATATCTGACGGGTCGACCTGGAGATTCATTGACTCCCCTAACCCAGGGAACAAGAAAGGCCGTCGAAGAACCTACAAGATAA